A portion of the Pirellulales bacterium genome contains these proteins:
- a CDS encoding HlyD family efflux transporter periplasmic adaptor subunit: protein MKCCIPLCLLALVTTAAASEGSLEVEQALVTLIEQVDVPAREAGVLAAVEVREGQLVAAGDLLGRMDDSQPQLTKKKAEIELDIAKVAAENDVEVRFAQKSTEVTRAELKRASESMEKYNRSVSATEIDRLKLEAERAALQIEQAQEDLKVSKYTERLKQNELDFAIWTVEKLRIKSPLAGMVVEVNQRPGEWIEPGETMFRVVRIDRLRVEAFLDSHEAGDNLVGREVTLSVELPGRDQGEFSGKVVFVSPEVDPVNGQVRVWAEVDNRQSRLRPGLHGTLKIEPLAIDAPRPSPPG, encoded by the coding sequence ATGAAATGCTGCATCCCGCTCTGCCTGTTGGCTTTGGTTACGACCGCCGCCGCCTCGGAGGGCAGCCTTGAAGTGGAGCAGGCGCTCGTCACGTTGATCGAACAGGTTGACGTTCCGGCCCGTGAGGCTGGCGTCCTGGCCGCTGTCGAAGTGCGCGAAGGGCAGCTCGTTGCGGCAGGTGACCTGTTGGGCCGCATGGACGATTCTCAACCGCAGCTCACCAAAAAGAAGGCCGAAATCGAGCTGGATATTGCCAAGGTTGCGGCTGAAAACGACGTCGAAGTCCGCTTCGCTCAGAAATCGACCGAGGTCACGCGGGCCGAGTTGAAACGCGCCAGTGAGTCGATGGAAAAATATAATCGCAGCGTCTCGGCCACCGAGATCGACCGTTTGAAGCTCGAGGCCGAACGCGCGGCATTGCAAATCGAGCAAGCCCAGGAGGACCTTAAGGTCTCGAAATACACGGAGCGTCTCAAGCAAAACGAACTCGACTTCGCAATTTGGACGGTAGAGAAACTGCGCATCAAATCGCCTCTTGCCGGCATGGTCGTTGAAGTGAATCAACGGCCTGGCGAGTGGATCGAGCCAGGCGAGACTATGTTCCGCGTGGTGCGCATCGATCGACTGCGCGTCGAGGCTTTTCTAGACTCGCACGAGGCGGGCGATAATCTCGTGGGACGCGAGGTCACTTTGTCTGTCGAGCTACCCGGTCGAGACCAGGGCGAATTCTCCGGCAAGGTCGTGTTCGTAAGTCCCGAAGTTGACCCAGTCAATGGGCAGGTGCGCGTGTGGGCCGAGGTCGACAATCGACAGTCCCGTTTGCGGCCGGGACTGCACGGCACTCTCAAGATCGAGCCACTTGCGATCGACGCTCCGCGACCCTCACCGCCAGGCTAA